The Cryptosporangium phraense genome includes a window with the following:
- a CDS encoding chemotaxis protein CheX, whose amino-acid sequence MSATMAPTGDDLQQIAEQVWASYLDTDGEKPLIPLPPDKLSKDVVAGVAVRGAWHGLVLVACSATASKEAAAALLGMEADEVSEGDVDDALGELANVIGGNVKSLLPEPCTLGLPEVHNDAENDPWLAGDEICRFEATWMGEPMEVSVLEKPQGGETA is encoded by the coding sequence GTGAGCGCGACGATGGCCCCGACCGGGGACGATCTCCAGCAGATCGCCGAGCAGGTGTGGGCCTCCTACCTCGACACCGACGGCGAGAAGCCGCTGATCCCGCTGCCGCCGGACAAGCTGTCCAAGGACGTCGTCGCCGGGGTGGCCGTGCGGGGGGCCTGGCACGGACTGGTGCTCGTCGCCTGCTCCGCGACCGCCTCCAAGGAGGCGGCGGCCGCCCTGCTCGGCATGGAGGCCGACGAAGTCTCCGAGGGCGACGTCGACGACGCGCTCGGCGAGCTGGCCAACGTCATCGGCGGCAACGTGAAGAGCCTGCTGCCGGAGCCGTGCACGCTCGGGTTGCCCGAGGTGCACAACGACGCCGAGAACGACCCGTGGCTCGCGGGTGACGAAATATGTCGGTTTGAGGCGACCTGGATGGGTGAGCCTATGGAGGTCAGCGTGCTGGAAAAGCCGCAAGGGGGGGAGACCGCATGA